A single Crateriforma conspicua DNA region contains:
- the mqnE gene encoding aminofutalosine synthase MqnE: protein MNKTDRDARFRQIRDKVESGQRLSMDDGIFLYDPEVPLQDVGQLANLVRERKNGNVAYYNINTHLNPTNVCVYRCRFCAFRSDLRDPKGYAMSDEQILQRGREATENGCTEMHIVGGLHHQKPYEWYRDLIALLKDNFPKIHLKAWTAVEINWFEFQTKKSKQWVLDDMRSAGLGSMPGGGAEIFHPEVRDQLCEHKANTHEWLQIHQAAHELGIRTNCTMLYGHVEQAYHRIDHLMRLRELQDITGGFQVFIPLAFHPDNTKLDNLKKPSALMDLRTVAISRLMLDNVQHIKAYWIMLGIPTAQTALAYGADDIDGTVRHELIYHDAGATTPQCLSVDDIRGLITEAGREPVERDTVYHRVHRSETDFRDWHSGQPVDDAVAVS, encoded by the coding sequence ATGAACAAGACCGACCGCGACGCACGCTTTCGCCAAATTCGCGACAAAGTCGAATCCGGCCAACGTCTTTCCATGGACGATGGAATCTTTCTGTACGATCCGGAGGTTCCGCTACAAGACGTCGGCCAATTGGCCAATCTGGTCCGCGAACGAAAAAACGGCAACGTCGCCTATTACAACATCAACACGCATTTGAATCCGACCAATGTGTGCGTGTACCGCTGTCGCTTTTGTGCTTTCCGTAGCGACCTGCGTGACCCGAAGGGTTACGCGATGTCCGATGAACAGATCTTGCAACGCGGTCGCGAAGCCACCGAGAACGGCTGTACCGAAATGCACATCGTCGGCGGTTTGCACCACCAGAAACCCTACGAGTGGTACCGCGATCTGATCGCTTTGCTGAAAGACAATTTCCCCAAGATCCACCTGAAAGCTTGGACCGCGGTCGAAATCAACTGGTTCGAATTTCAAACCAAGAAGTCCAAACAATGGGTCCTGGACGACATGCGTTCGGCCGGTCTTGGCAGCATGCCTGGTGGCGGCGCGGAAATCTTTCACCCCGAAGTCCGTGACCAACTGTGCGAACACAAAGCCAACACGCATGAATGGTTACAGATCCACCAGGCCGCTCACGAACTGGGCATCCGCACCAACTGCACCATGCTTTACGGCCACGTCGAACAGGCGTACCACCGTATCGACCACCTGATGCGGTTGCGTGAACTGCAAGACATCACTGGTGGCTTCCAGGTCTTCATCCCTTTGGCGTTTCATCCGGACAACACCAAACTGGACAACTTGAAAAAGCCGTCCGCCCTGATGGATCTGCGGACCGTGGCGATCAGCCGGCTGATGCTGGACAACGTTCAACACATCAAAGCTTACTGGATCATGTTGGGTATCCCGACGGCGCAAACGGCATTGGCCTATGGTGCCGACGATATCGATGGGACCGTACGGCACGAACTGATTTACCACGACGCCGGTGCGACCACGCCCCAGTGCCTGTCGGTGGACGACATTCGCGGGCTGATCACCGAAGCCGGACGCGAACCGGTCGAACGCGACACCGTCTATCATCGCGTGCACCGCAGTGAAACCGATTTCCGCGATTGGCACAGCGGTCAACCCGTCGATGATGCCGTCGCGGTGTCGTAG
- a CDS encoding 4-hydroxybenzoate octaprenyltransferase, producing the protein MNQPDASPVDPSTAPIATGRRGGISDWLGLIRFSHTIFALPFAALATVMALSTPLPTGDWPSLRLRDIIGILLCMVTARSAAMAFNRWADRKLDADNPRTAGRHLPAGIFSPAQVAWFTALCVLGFVASTLLFWPNWVPLAGSVPVILFLCGYSLAKRFTSAAHLWLGIALSLSPVCAWVAIRGPVSVTHPIDLVSPLVLALAVAAWVTGFDIVYACQDADFDRRTGLHSIPARFGMTGAFRIAAAFHIVMLVALFALPFVAASTPLGWTFLAGMAVVVVLVVRQHTLVNPDDLRRINEAFFQTNAMISLLILVVGVVDCLT; encoded by the coding sequence ATGAACCAACCTGATGCGTCCCCCGTCGATCCTTCGACCGCACCCATCGCCACCGGCCGCCGCGGTGGGATCAGCGATTGGCTGGGCTTGATCCGATTCAGCCACACGATCTTCGCGTTACCCTTCGCCGCCCTGGCAACCGTGATGGCTCTGTCGACTCCGTTGCCCACCGGTGACTGGCCCAGTTTGCGGCTTCGCGACATCATCGGCATTTTGCTTTGCATGGTGACCGCACGCAGTGCTGCGATGGCCTTCAACCGCTGGGCCGACCGCAAACTGGACGCGGACAACCCGCGGACCGCCGGCCGTCATCTGCCGGCCGGCATCTTTTCACCCGCTCAAGTCGCCTGGTTCACCGCGCTGTGCGTGCTGGGGTTCGTCGCATCGACGTTGTTGTTTTGGCCCAATTGGGTGCCGTTGGCCGGATCGGTACCGGTGATTCTTTTTTTGTGTGGATACAGCCTGGCCAAGCGATTTACCTCGGCAGCGCACCTGTGGTTGGGAATCGCCCTGTCGCTGTCGCCGGTCTGCGCTTGGGTCGCCATCCGCGGCCCCGTTTCGGTCACTCATCCGATCGACTTGGTTTCACCACTGGTGCTGGCATTGGCCGTCGCCGCCTGGGTCACCGGATTCGACATCGTTTACGCTTGCCAGGATGCCGATTTCGACCGCCGCACCGGGCTTCACAGCATCCCCGCCCGCTTCGGCATGACCGGCGCGTTCCGGATCGCCGCCGCATTCCATATTGTGATGCTGGTGGCACTGTTTGCCCTGCCATTTGTGGCCGCCTCGACCCCGCTGGGGTGGACTTTCCTGGCGGGGATGGCCGTGGTCGTCGTGCTGGTCGTTCGCCAGCACACCCTGGTGAACCCCGACGATTTGCGCAGAATCAACGAGGCCTTTTTCCAAACCAACGCCATGATTAGTCTGCTGATCCTGGTCGTCGGCGTCGTCGATTGCCTGACGTAA
- a CDS encoding antibiotic biosynthesis monooxygenase family protein, with translation MVLEITRLEVRPKQKEAFQLALAEAMSIFTSADGYVSHTVQRNVEKTNQYLLCIRWKSREYSSEDFKRSGRLARVRNLLHHFYEMFPETEYYEELSQLVESS, from the coding sequence ATGGTACTGGAGATTACACGATTGGAAGTAAGGCCGAAGCAAAAAGAGGCCTTTCAGCTTGCACTGGCAGAGGCAATGTCCATTTTTACTTCTGCAGATGGGTATGTGAGTCATACGGTTCAGCGAAACGTCGAGAAGACGAATCAGTACCTTCTGTGCATTCGCTGGAAGTCCCGCGAGTATTCTTCCGAAGACTTCAAGCGTAGCGGTCGCTTGGCTCGCGTCCGAAATTTGTTACACCACTTCTATGAAATGTTCCCGGAAACGGAATATTATGAAGAGCTTTCACAATTAGTGGAGTCGAGCTGA
- the ubiE gene encoding bifunctional demethylmenaquinone methyltransferase/2-methoxy-6-polyprenyl-1,4-benzoquinol methylase UbiE: MSQTSDSSTVDKSGDRVREMFRQIAPRYDRMNHLLSLNIDRYWRWRTVRKMDFQPTRPVLDVCTGTGDLALSIARKVPHGVRVFGSDFCNAMLRIATDKNAEPEGPVKPVRFLEADAQALPFESDRFQYVTVAFGLRNVADTDRGLQEMTRVCAPGGHVVVLEFSKPRIPVLKQIYGFYFSHVLPRIGQWMARNNQSAYEYLPESVGHFPSGPDLLKHFTAAGLTDVRYTPLTLGVASIYIGRKPDS; the protein is encoded by the coding sequence TTGAGCCAGACGTCTGATTCATCCACCGTCGACAAAAGCGGCGACCGCGTCCGCGAAATGTTTCGCCAGATCGCTCCACGCTACGACCGGATGAACCATCTGCTGTCGCTGAACATCGATCGCTATTGGCGTTGGCGGACGGTCCGGAAGATGGATTTCCAGCCCACCCGCCCCGTGTTGGATGTCTGCACGGGAACCGGCGACTTGGCCCTTTCGATCGCCCGAAAAGTCCCCCACGGCGTGCGCGTCTTTGGCAGCGATTTCTGCAACGCCATGCTGCGGATCGCCACCGACAAGAACGCCGAACCCGAAGGCCCGGTCAAACCGGTTCGGTTCCTGGAAGCCGACGCCCAGGCGTTGCCGTTTGAATCGGACCGCTTTCAATACGTCACCGTCGCGTTCGGTTTGCGGAACGTCGCCGATACCGATCGAGGTCTTCAAGAAATGACGCGTGTGTGCGCCCCGGGCGGCCACGTCGTCGTGTTGGAATTTTCCAAACCACGCATTCCCGTTTTGAAACAGATTTACGGCTTCTACTTTTCGCACGTGTTGCCACGCATCGGCCAGTGGATGGCGCGGAATAACCAATCGGCCTATGAGTACCTGCCCGAATCGGTCGGCCACTTTCCGTCCGGGCCTGACCTGTTGAAACATTTCACCGCCGCCGGTTTAACCGACGTGCGATACACACCGCTGACCCTGGGTGTGGCTTCGATCTATATCGGACGCAAACCAGATTCTTGA
- a CDS encoding UbiX family flavin prenyltransferase yields MTGASGAPYAVRLLQTLVHSDAEIHLAISPSGAAVLRQECALDINVADPDVQALLDFRPTWPGQWSQQSALAATANDHARVIVHRHDDFMTPIASGSFQTDAMIVCPCSGSTLSAIARSAASNLIQRAAEVHLKEHRRLIIVPRETPMSVIQLENMRRIASTGAVVLPAMPGWYHGVSGPDDLVDFVVSRILDQLDVDNALIGRWGET; encoded by the coding sequence ATGACTGGTGCTAGCGGTGCGCCCTATGCGGTCCGCCTGTTGCAAACCCTTGTTCACAGCGACGCAGAAATTCATCTGGCCATCAGCCCCAGCGGCGCGGCGGTGCTGCGTCAGGAATGTGCCTTGGACATCAACGTCGCCGATCCCGACGTGCAAGCGCTGTTGGACTTCCGCCCCACTTGGCCGGGCCAGTGGTCACAACAATCCGCGTTGGCGGCGACAGCGAACGACCACGCCCGAGTGATCGTTCACCGACACGATGACTTCATGACGCCGATCGCCAGCGGTTCCTTTCAAACCGACGCCATGATCGTTTGCCCATGCAGCGGCAGCACGCTGAGCGCGATCGCACGCTCGGCCGCATCCAACCTGATCCAGCGTGCGGCCGAAGTCCACCTGAAGGAACACCGCCGTTTGATCATCGTGCCCCGCGAAACGCCCATGTCGGTCATCCAGCTGGAAAACATGCGTCGCATCGCCTCCACAGGCGCGGTCGTGTTGCCCGCGATGCCGGGTTGGTACCACGGCGTCAGCGGGCCCGATGATCTGGTCGACTTTGTGGTCAGCCGGATTCTGGACCAGTTGGACGTCGACAACGCATTGATTGGTCGTTGGGGTGAAACCTAA
- a CDS encoding anthranilate synthase component I family protein, which translates to MNRRSEHDDVDDGLPIVRRLSERFDTANLFSRFSRLPGCVWFDSATASLDQSPADSPLDRYSFLAAAPVAWLRLDLQIAPPASASDQPDAPASGQPPQGHLEWSRLQHWVDLLPAENLQHDDGIRLPPFQGGIATIIGYEAGASLEPVGVSPHDDLPTPALTAGLYDVVIATDHHANQNWLFSQGFLDDTATRSREQAVRRADQFQRWLETDDHDLAQKIANVSPVQQIVYEASVSKSADRPGVDRSPRRQPTSGASGSPVYSASKNGIDLTSNFDRQGFMTSVAQIVDRICRGDSFQVNLAQRLTTPAVCDSPRLYEKLRQANPATFAGYFDAGDFQVLSSSPEGFLQVRDRLVSTRPIKGTRPRGRTSDEDQTIGNALRHSEKDRAENIMIVDLMRNDLSRVCVDDSVVVDTLCGLEKYQYVQHLVSVVRGRLNPTHGLVDLIRCCFPGGSVTGAPKIEAMRTIAELEPHRRGPYCGSMGYISSQVDADFNILIRTVTATAGTWQLPVGGGMTARSDPAAEWDETWSKAEGMLQAFRDLNDQ; encoded by the coding sequence TTGAATCGACGTTCTGAACATGACGACGTCGACGATGGGTTGCCGATCGTCCGGCGGTTGTCCGAGCGATTCGATACCGCCAATCTCTTTTCACGCTTCAGCCGGCTGCCTGGTTGCGTTTGGTTCGACTCAGCGACCGCGTCGCTGGATCAATCTCCCGCCGACAGCCCGCTGGACCGATATTCTTTCCTGGCCGCCGCGCCGGTCGCTTGGCTGCGACTGGATCTTCAGATCGCTCCGCCAGCATCCGCAAGCGACCAGCCCGACGCCCCTGCTTCAGGTCAACCGCCGCAAGGTCATCTGGAATGGTCGCGCCTGCAACATTGGGTCGACCTGTTGCCCGCAGAGAACCTGCAACACGACGACGGCATCCGTTTGCCGCCGTTTCAAGGCGGGATCGCCACGATTATCGGCTACGAAGCCGGCGCATCGCTGGAACCCGTCGGCGTCAGCCCGCATGACGACCTGCCGACCCCCGCCCTGACCGCCGGTTTGTACGACGTCGTCATCGCAACCGACCACCACGCCAATCAAAACTGGTTATTCAGCCAAGGTTTTCTCGACGACACCGCGACTCGATCCCGTGAACAAGCCGTCCGCCGGGCGGACCAATTCCAGCGTTGGCTGGAAACCGACGACCACGACTTGGCCCAAAAGATTGCCAACGTCTCTCCGGTGCAACAAATTGTTTACGAGGCATCTGTATCAAAGTCTGCCGATCGCCCGGGTGTCGACCGATCACCGAGACGACAGCCCACCAGTGGCGCATCAGGGTCTCCTGTGTATTCCGCTTCCAAAAACGGAATCGACCTGACAAGCAATTTCGATCGTCAAGGCTTCATGACCAGCGTCGCTCAGATTGTCGATCGGATCTGCCGTGGCGATTCTTTTCAGGTCAACCTGGCCCAGCGTTTGACGACGCCCGCGGTTTGCGATAGCCCGCGTTTGTATGAAAAACTGCGACAAGCCAACCCGGCCACCTTTGCCGGTTACTTTGACGCCGGCGATTTTCAGGTCCTCAGTTCATCGCCTGAAGGCTTCCTGCAAGTCCGCGATCGTCTGGTCAGCACCCGGCCGATCAAAGGGACGCGTCCCCGTGGCCGGACATCCGATGAAGACCAAACGATCGGAAATGCGTTGCGTCATAGCGAGAAGGACCGCGCCGAAAACATCATGATCGTCGATCTGATGCGGAACGATCTGTCGCGAGTTTGCGTGGACGACTCGGTCGTGGTCGACACGCTGTGCGGTTTGGAAAAGTACCAATACGTCCAACACCTGGTGTCGGTCGTTCGCGGTCGCTTGAACCCCACGCACGGCTTGGTCGATTTGATCCGATGTTGTTTTCCCGGCGGGTCGGTGACCGGGGCGCCGAAGATCGAAGCGATGCGGACGATCGCCGAATTGGAACCCCATCGTCGCGGCCCTTACTGTGGATCGATGGGCTACATCAGTTCCCAGGTCGACGCCGATTTCAACATTTTGATTCGCACCGTCACGGCCACCGCGGGCACCTGGCAACTGCCCGTCGGCGGCGGGATGACGGCACGTAGCGATCCCGCGGCCGAGTGGGACGAAACCTGGTCCAAGGCCGAGGGCATGTTGCAAGCGTTCCGTGACCTGAACGACCAATGA
- a CDS encoding HAD family hydrolase, which yields MRTLLFDIDGTLLTAHGGGRRAMLRTLREEFGLEDPEMVGSFHGRTDMGLMAQMLEMNGLEPTEQRRRRFRVGYAERFPGELQRSGGEVFVGVAELLKALAPARSCRLASMTGNLPETATRKLEHFHLRHYIQWIVGGDLDAQRNDLASRTLDTIRRRHGDDACRDVVVIGDTVADIVCARHIGASVVAVCTGGETYEELSAAGPDAIWHDFSDHQGVADCLLGDL from the coding sequence ATGCGGACGTTATTGTTTGACATCGATGGAACGTTGTTGACCGCGCACGGAGGCGGTCGTCGGGCGATGCTGCGAACGCTGCGGGAAGAATTCGGCTTGGAGGATCCGGAAATGGTCGGATCGTTTCACGGTCGCACCGACATGGGGTTGATGGCCCAGATGTTGGAGATGAACGGATTGGAGCCCACCGAACAGCGACGTCGGCGATTCCGCGTGGGGTATGCGGAACGGTTTCCGGGGGAATTGCAACGCAGCGGTGGCGAAGTGTTCGTGGGCGTTGCGGAATTGTTGAAGGCGTTGGCACCGGCGCGATCTTGCCGGCTGGCATCGATGACGGGCAACTTGCCGGAAACCGCGACTCGCAAATTGGAACACTTTCATTTGCGACACTACATCCAGTGGATCGTCGGCGGGGACTTGGATGCCCAGCGGAACGATTTGGCATCACGGACCTTAGATACGATCCGACGCCGACACGGCGACGATGCTTGTCGTGATGTTGTGGTGATCGGTGACACGGTGGCCGATATCGTTTGCGCGCGTCATATCGGGGCGTCGGTGGTCGCGGTATGTACCGGGGGCGAGACGTACGAGGAATTGTCGGCGGCCGGTCCGGATGCGATCTGGCACGATTTTTCGGATCACCAGGGCGTGGCCGATTGTTTGTTGGGCGACTTATGA
- a CDS encoding exosortase/archaeosortase family protein, producing the protein MSSLSSEMGPKHDAAMGLPDESRDIAPMQVYAVVGVLGLVIGWTYHQEVSKLVERWWSNSDYVHGFLVIPFAVYLAWSRRSMIPAKAKGTFWGITLVLAAVGLRCFSAYMSDPILAPASLVICLFGVAMCWGGLRYCLWLWPSFIFLLFMIPLPNFMESWGNLVLQRVATVSSTGVLQTLGVPAASFGNVILLSNAELGVEEACSGLRSTVLFLAVSAGAAFLLKSAPERLAVLLAAIPAAVIANIVRIVATGLLYQFGSAELASAVFHDFFGFLMLPLAAGMVYGVVLLVQMLLVPTEDEGPLLMDTSIATG; encoded by the coding sequence ATGAGTTCACTAAGTAGCGAAATGGGGCCAAAGCATGATGCCGCAATGGGGCTGCCGGACGAATCACGCGACATTGCGCCCATGCAAGTTTACGCTGTCGTTGGCGTCCTAGGACTAGTCATTGGCTGGACCTACCACCAGGAGGTCTCCAAACTGGTGGAACGATGGTGGTCGAACTCTGACTATGTCCACGGATTTCTTGTCATACCGTTTGCCGTCTATTTGGCGTGGTCAAGACGATCGATGATACCCGCCAAGGCAAAAGGAACATTTTGGGGAATCACCCTTGTTCTGGCCGCAGTGGGACTACGTTGCTTTTCAGCCTATATGTCGGATCCCATTTTGGCACCAGCCTCACTGGTCATTTGCCTATTTGGCGTCGCGATGTGCTGGGGAGGCTTGCGTTATTGCCTTTGGTTGTGGCCTTCATTTATCTTTCTGCTGTTCATGATTCCCTTACCGAACTTCATGGAAAGCTGGGGCAACCTGGTTCTTCAGCGAGTTGCCACCGTGTCGAGCACGGGCGTTCTGCAAACTTTGGGAGTCCCAGCCGCTTCATTTGGCAACGTCATTCTGTTGAGCAATGCAGAGCTTGGTGTTGAAGAGGCTTGCTCGGGCCTGCGTTCCACCGTCTTATTTTTGGCAGTCAGCGCCGGAGCAGCATTCCTATTGAAATCAGCCCCCGAACGTTTGGCCGTGTTATTAGCCGCCATACCGGCGGCCGTCATCGCCAATATTGTACGTATTGTCGCCACGGGCTTGCTTTACCAATTTGGGTCGGCGGAACTTGCCTCCGCGGTCTTTCATGACTTCTTCGGTTTCTTAATGCTTCCATTGGCTGCCGGAATGGTCTATGGCGTGGTTCTTCTTGTTCAGATGCTCTTAGTGCCTACCGAAGATGAAGGCCCATTGTTGATGGACACTTCTATCGCTACCGGCTGA
- a CDS encoding DNA polymerase IV, with translation MILHVDMDAFYASIEQRDRPELRGRPVVVGGTGGRGVVQAASYEARRFGIHSAMPGRRAVQLCRDAVFVKGRMSHYVDVGRQVREIFHRFTPLVQPLSLDEAFLDVTGSRRLYGSAETIGRAIKQAIADEVGLTASVGIAPLKFVAKIASDLQKPDGFVMVDPATVQAFLDPLPVSRLWGVGKVGQRKLGELGIRHIIDIRKQDADQLRRRFGSWGEHLCRLANGIDPRGVVPDRQAKQISHERTFSEDQTSGEVLSSVVSYLSEQTAWRLRRSDRVAKTVTLKYRREDFETFTRARTLPQTTDSTGLILETAMTLLDEMRQRQPRPVRLIGVSLGGLTDVRPVRQMSLFDDETHQADQRAIDRVSDNLRDAMGDGVIHRASSHVWSQRKKQKPSDPPSDADPTGDSQDGHRRT, from the coding sequence ATGATTCTGCATGTCGACATGGACGCGTTTTATGCGTCGATCGAACAACGCGATCGTCCCGAACTGCGTGGCCGACCGGTGGTGGTCGGTGGAACCGGTGGGCGAGGCGTCGTTCAGGCGGCCAGTTACGAAGCACGTCGATTCGGCATTCACAGCGCAATGCCGGGACGACGTGCCGTTCAGTTGTGCCGCGATGCGGTGTTCGTCAAAGGTCGCATGTCGCACTATGTCGATGTGGGGCGACAGGTCCGCGAGATCTTTCATCGCTTCACGCCGCTGGTCCAACCGTTGTCGTTGGACGAAGCGTTCTTGGATGTCACCGGCAGCCGACGGTTGTACGGTTCGGCCGAAACGATCGGACGCGCGATCAAACAGGCGATTGCTGATGAAGTCGGCTTGACCGCCAGTGTCGGGATAGCGCCGCTGAAGTTCGTGGCAAAAATCGCCAGCGATCTGCAAAAGCCCGATGGCTTTGTGATGGTCGACCCGGCGACGGTGCAAGCGTTTTTAGATCCGTTGCCCGTGTCACGATTGTGGGGCGTCGGCAAAGTCGGACAACGAAAACTTGGTGAGCTGGGGATTCGTCACATCATTGATATCCGAAAGCAAGACGCCGACCAATTGCGACGTCGTTTCGGCAGTTGGGGCGAACACTTGTGCCGACTGGCCAACGGAATCGATCCCCGCGGGGTCGTGCCCGATCGTCAGGCAAAACAAATCAGTCACGAGCGAACGTTTTCCGAAGACCAGACTTCCGGCGAAGTTCTGTCCAGCGTCGTCAGTTACCTGAGCGAACAGACCGCGTGGCGGCTGCGTCGCAGCGATCGCGTCGCAAAGACGGTGACGCTGAAGTATCGCCGCGAGGACTTTGAGACATTCACACGGGCCCGGACGCTGCCGCAGACGACGGATTCGACCGGGCTGATTCTGGAAACGGCGATGACGTTGTTGGACGAAATGCGACAACGCCAACCCAGGCCGGTACGGCTGATCGGTGTTTCCCTTGGAGGGCTGACCGACGTGCGACCGGTGCGTCAAATGTCACTGTTTGACGACGAGACCCATCAGGCCGACCAGCGAGCGATTGATCGCGTGTCGGACAACCTGCGCGACGCGATGGGGGACGGCGTCATCCACCGCGCCAGCAGCCATGTTTGGTCACAGCGAAAGAAACAGAAACCGTCGGATCCGCCCAGCGATGCGGATCCGACGGGCGATTCGCAGGACGGTCATCGTCGCACGTAG